ACCGGCGTTCCAGGCTCAGTAAACCCGTACTTGCTCGATTCGAAATTCGTTTATACGATGATTCGATCGTTCCTTACTCTTGGACTACAGGGTTTGATGTCGTTTGGCGAAGTAGGCCCCCAGGAAAAAAATAATGCCCGCTTCGGCAGCTGGCTGTCATAGTTGATTGCTCAACCGTAGACCCTGTAGCTTTGCGCCGCCACCTTTCGGTGGTTTTGCCTTTTCGACGAGCCGTATGCTCGACGTAGAATAAATTGTAGATTAACAATACTCCCAGAGGCGACTAAGTACAATCCTACCAGGATACTATTCACACGGTTGGGTAGGGAAGCTGGATGTTTCCAGGATTCGCCGCTCGCTGCGGGGGGTCACGGTAAAACAAGAATCTCGTCTCCCAAACCAACGCTATCGATTGGCGGCGGTAATCCTGCAGAACGAATTTCGCGCAGGCCGGGGAACGACTCGCAATAACTCCCCAAGTTTCCAGTCAGAGGGTGGGTTCGCCGTTCATGGAACAGTCTCACCAGCAGACTCTCCGATAAAAGTATGCGGCACACGGCCGTATCAATGCGCAGTGCCTCAGGTGCCGGTGGTGCAGATGGCTGGGGATTTGCTTGACGACGATATTCCTGCGTTGGGTGCGTTGAAGCTGGAAATTTTCTTGTGGATCGAGCGGCTGCCGCATTGCGGACATACAACTTCGCCCCAAGATTCACTGCTCCGAACCAGTTCTTCGAAGGATTGATTGCAGGCCTTACATTGGAATTCGTAAATGGGCATATAGAAATACTCCGTCGCATTTGCGCCGGAAAAACGAAAGCATGCCGCCGCGGCGCATCAAGGTCGTTTAATATGATTAGATGCACATTTTTCACTATGGTTACATCAACGAACCAAGAAGTGAAGTTTTTTGGGGTCTGCTCGCGGACCTGGTGCATAAATCCGTGCGGCTTGGTATACTCCTCGTCACTTATGAGGGTCATCAAAATTCTCGAAAAGACATCCAAGTTCACCCGTCTGGTGATCGCATCTGCAGCACTCTCGATAACCGGCCTGCTGCTGGTGTATTTTGGAACGTCGAAAGTGGTCTATGTTGCCCTGGATGGGGAGACGCTTCGGATTCGCACCCACGCTGCAACGGTGTCCGGCGTTTTGGATTCCGCCAGGATCGAAACCCTCGCAGAAGATCACATCGTACCGGATCTCGAGACGCGCATCGAAGATGGGGAGGTCATTCAGGTCATCCTTGCAGATCTGGTGACCGTAGAAGTGGACCGTCGATCGGTGCCCGTCCTGACGGCGGATTTTGCCCCGGCGGACATCCTCGCCGCTGCAGGTTTCACTCTGCTGCCGGCCGATAGGGTGTGGGTAGATGGGGTGCGCTTGAAAGATCCCGGCTTCGTGCCCGATAAAAGGCCGCAGTACGTCCGCGTCGAGAAAGCCGTGGGCGTTCGCATCGACGTCGATGGGGTACGTCAGGAAATCCACTCCGCTGCACCGACCCTAGGGGAAGCGTTGTGGGAGAACGGCTTCTCGCTGCACGAAGGAGACCGCTTGATTCCGGACGCGAATACCCCGCTGCACGAGGTCGAACTGGCCGTACTCGATCGCGCCCGGCCGATCGTCGTCGAAGTTGATGGCCGTGAAATCGAGACACTCGCAGGCGGCTCGACGGTAGGCGAAGTGCTGGAGCAGGCCGGCATCACCCCCGTGGGTTTGGATTACGTGCTTCCGGGAGAAGATCAGCCCGTTCCGCAAGACGGTCACATCGAGATCGTACGCGTCATCGAGGAAGTGATCGTCGAGATGGAACCGTTGAACTTCGAGACGGAATATCAACCCGCGCCCGACCTGGACCTCGATTCGATCGAGGTATTAACCCAGGGAACGTACGGCGTTCTGGCCAACCGCATCCGCATCCGCAGCGAGAACGGCGTGGAGGTGGCGCGTGATCTGGAGGACGCCTGGGAAGCCGTCGAACCCTCCCCGCGCATCCTGGGCTACGGTACGAAAATCGTCGTACGCACGCTGAACACACCCTACGGAACGATCGAATATTGGCGTGCCGTACCTGTCTACCAAACATCCTATTCCCCGTGCAACCTGGGTGTGAATTACTGCGGGGAGAAAACGGCCAGCGGGAAAAAATTGGCCCACGGCATGATCGGGGTAAGTCGAAGCTGGTTCAACCAGATGCAGGGATGGCCCGTGTACGTTCCGGATTACGGAACCGCCACAATAGAGGACATCGGGGCAGGTATTCCGGGAAAGAATTGGATCGACCTGGCCTACACGGATGAAGAATACGTGATCAAGTACGGCTGGACCACGTTGTATTTCCTCACGCCCGTGCCGCCCTTGAATCAAATACCCTGGATTCTACCTTGAGGGAGCAGCGATGATCGCACGTAAAGCCATTTTCCTGTTAGTGCTCAGCCTGTTCATGCTCTCGGCTTGCGGCGTGAGCGGCGAGCCGGAAAGAATCGTAGAAGATTATTTCAAGGCGATCGCCGCTGGCGATGCCGTCCGAGCCGCGAATCTGTCCTGCGCTGCGTGGGAAAATCGAGCGCGCATCGACGCCGATTCGTTTCTCAACGTCGACACCACGATCGAGGAGATGCACTGTTCGATCATCTCGGAGACGGAAAACACGGTCGACGTGTGGTGCTCGGGATACATCGTGGCAGATTATCAGGGTGAAAATCTGAACATCGACCTATCACTGCAGGTCTATCGGTTGATCGCTGAAGACGGCGTCTGGCGGGTTTGCGGAAATCCTTGAATGAAAGGGGCGTGGAATGCTGCGGTGTTTGTTTTCGCATGAAAATCTGATCGCCCTCGTTCTCTGCCTGATCCTTATCGGCGTGGTCATTCTCACGGCTGATTCCTCCCCGGTCTGGATTTATCAGGGGTTTTAATGACCCTTGCGCAGATCTTCGTTTTCGCTCTGCTCAGCTTGCTCGTCGGTCGTCTTACCGCAACCTGCACCCGGTCGTGGATCCTTTTCGTAACCAACTTGTTTGCAGTTTTCTGGCTGCAGCCGCAGACGTCACTGCGTCATTTCGATTTCTGGTTTCCTGCAGCAACGATCGCACTGATCGTCCTGACCTGGTTTATCGTGCGGGAGAGATCGCCGCTCGCTTCCGAGGACAAAATCTCGCTGGCGGTTATCGTGTCCTTTATTCTGCTCATCAGCTTCACACGCCTTCTGCCCCAGCCGCTGATCATCCCCACCTACCCACCGCAGACTCAGCGGATCGTGCTCACTCTGCTCGTGGCCATGGGGGTCATCGCCGTTTTTGCGCTCGCACGGCGTGAACGGAAATGGATCATTCCGGCGATGATCGCGTTCATCGTGCTGCTTCTGGTCGTGCTTAAGAGCGAAACGCTGCAGCTCGATTTCAGCCGTGTGCTGCGCAGAGTCATGGGGCAATCACCCGCGCTTGCCAGCCAGGTGGACATCACCTGGTTGGGCTATTCCTATATCACATTTCGCTTGATCCATACATTACGCCTCAGCGCTATGGGCAAATTACCGGCGTTGACCTTGCGGGAATTACTGACATTCGGCTTGTTTTACCCCGCGCTCACCGCCGGACCGATCGATCGTGTCGAACGGTTCTTGAAAGACCTGCGCCGTTTTCAGGTGTTGACGGCTGACCGCTTCATGCAGGGCGGGAAACGCATCGCCATCGGGATGTTCAAGAAATTCGTCCTGGCGGATTCCCTTGCGATTCTGGCGCTGAACGAGGTCAAAGCCGGACAGGTCAGCTCCCCTGCGTGGTTGTGGCTGCTGTTGTATGCCTTCGCCTTACAGATCTACCTTGATTTTAGCGGGTACACGGATTTGGCTCTCGGCATTGGTTTCTGGGCGGGGATCAAACTGCCGGAAAATTTCGACCGCCCTTA
This genomic stretch from Anaerolineales bacterium harbors:
- a CDS encoding MBOAT family O-acyltransferase; the protein is MTLAQIFVFALLSLLVGRLTATCTRSWILFVTNLFAVFWLQPQTSLRHFDFWFPAATIALIVLTWFIVRERSPLASEDKISLAVIVSFILLISFTRLLPQPLIIPTYPPQTQRIVLTLLVAMGVIAVFALARRERKWIIPAMIAFIVLLLVVLKSETLQLDFSRVLRRVMGQSPALASQVDITWLGYSYITFRLIHTLRLSAMGKLPALTLRELLTFGLFYPALTAGPIDRVERFLKDLRRFQVLTADRFMQGGKRIAIGMFKKFVLADSLAILALNEVKAGQVSSPAWLWLLLYAFALQIYLDFSGYTDLALGIGFWAGIKLPENFDRPYLQTDIGAFWNRWHITLTHWFRFYVFNPLTRSLRTLRMELPVWTIILTGQLFTMVLIGMWHGITWHFILWGLWNGAGLFFHNRWVLFHQKYWPLSSTWRENPFSRAVGIFITFNYIALGWVWFAIPNVDAAFEVMRKLIGI
- a CDS encoding ubiquitin-like domain-containing protein translates to MRVIKILEKTSKFTRLVIASAALSITGLLLVYFGTSKVVYVALDGETLRIRTHAATVSGVLDSARIETLAEDHIVPDLETRIEDGEVIQVILADLVTVEVDRRSVPVLTADFAPADILAAAGFTLLPADRVWVDGVRLKDPGFVPDKRPQYVRVEKAVGVRIDVDGVRQEIHSAAPTLGEALWENGFSLHEGDRLIPDANTPLHEVELAVLDRARPIVVEVDGREIETLAGGSTVGEVLEQAGITPVGLDYVLPGEDQPVPQDGHIEIVRVIEEVIVEMEPLNFETEYQPAPDLDLDSIEVLTQGTYGVLANRIRIRSENGVEVARDLEDAWEAVEPSPRILGYGTKIVVRTLNTPYGTIEYWRAVPVYQTSYSPCNLGVNYCGEKTASGKKLAHGMIGVSRSWFNQMQGWPVYVPDYGTATIEDIGAGIPGKNWIDLAYTDEEYVIKYGWTTLYFLTPVPPLNQIPWILP